The proteins below come from a single Triticum aestivum cultivar Chinese Spring chromosome 5D, IWGSC CS RefSeq v2.1, whole genome shotgun sequence genomic window:
- the LOC123125992 gene encoding zinc finger protein ZAT11 translates to MTKHQRAAADQAVSLSLSLSLGVVADINKKMRRATAASGDQFVCKTCGRSFPSFQALGGHRTSHLRGRHGLKLALTAGGQCYSVKPKSTDQKPEHRCHICGQGFETGQALGGHMRRHRDEAAQAPPVLLELFV, encoded by the coding sequence ATGACGAAGCACCAGAGAGCAGCAGCAGACCAGGCCGTGTCactctccctctcgctctccctcggcGTCGTAGCCGACATCAACAAGAAGATGCGCCGCGCCACGGCCGCCAGTGGGGACCAGTTCGTGTGCAAGACGTGCGGCCGCTCCTTCCCGTCGTTCCAGGCGCTCGGCGGTCACCGGACCAGCCACCTCCGCGGCCGCCACGGGCTCAAGCTCGCCCTCACCGCCGGCGGTCAGTGCTACTCCGTCAAACCCAAGAGTACGGATCAGAAGCCTGAGCACCGGTGCCACATCTGCGGCCAAGGGTTCGAGACGGGGCAGGCTCTCGGCGGCCACATGCGCCGGCACCGTGATGAGGCGGCGCAGGCGCCGCCCGTACTGCTCGAGCTGTTTGTCTAG